The Candidatus Zixiibacteriota bacterium sequence CGCTGCAATTAAAGCCTTCGAAGACTTTATCGCCAATAATCCGGCCAGCGCCGACACTACTTATGCCCGGCAGCAGATAGAAAAACTAAAAAATCCGGACACAACCAGCGCGTCAAATTAACGGAAGCGAGCGAATTGCAGCATAATGAATAAACAGATTTTGATTCATGAGAAATCCCGGGCGGGAAGAGTCGGGACACCAATGCCGGAGCCATCCCGCTCGGAGCAGGAACTTCTGAATTTGATTCCCCAAAAGTACCGGCGGGATGTCGATGCCCCTATGCCGGAGGTGACCGAAGGGGAAGTGATGAGGCATTATGTCGGGCTTTCGGTGAAAAATCATCATATCGACAAAGGCTTTTATCCTCTCGGCTCCTGCACGATGAAATATAATCCGAAACTCAATGACCGGGCGGCTTCGCTGCCCGGGTTTGCCGAGCAGCATCCGCTGGCACCCTGTCGGACCGCCGCTGGCTCCCTCCAGATTATGTATGAGCTGGAAGGATATCTCAGGGAGATTTCGGGATTCGACGCCGTATCGCTGCAGCCGGTCGCCGGAGCGCAGGGAGAATTTGTCGGACTGCTGATAATCCGGGCATATCACAAGGACAAAGGAAATCCCCGCCGGAAAATCTTGATTCCGGATTCGGCGCACGGAACCAATCCGGCGTCGGTCAGCCTCGCCGGATACGAGACCGTTCAGATCAAATCAAATGAAAATGGCATTATCTCTCCTGAGACAGTCGCCTCCGCCATTGACAGCGAGACGGCGGCGTTGATGCTGACCAATCCCAATACGCTGGGATTGTTTGAGTCGAAGATTGCCGAGGTGGCAAAGATTGTGCATGACGCCGGAGCGCTGCTCTATATGGATGGCGCCAATCTGAATGCCCAGTTGGGCATTGTCCAGCCGGGGAAAATCGGATTCGATATTCTTCATTTCAATCTTCACAAGACTTTCTCGACTCCGCATGGCGGCGGCGGTCCCGGCGCGGGTGCGGTCGGGGTCGTAAAAAGGCTCGAGCCATATCTGCCGGCGCCGGTCTTGTCGAAGAAAGCCGATGAGGATAATCGTCTGTTCCTGGATTATGACCGCCCCAAATCAATTGGAAGGGTTCACTCCTTTTACGGCAATTTTGCCAATTCGATTCGGGCCTATGCTTACATCCGAACCTTAGGCGCCAGAGGGCTTAGAGATATCTCTGAAAACGCCATACTGAACGCCAATTATCTTAAGGAACTCTTAAAAGAGCGCTTCGATATGCCGTATGATTCGGTCTGTCAGCATGAATTTGTGCTTTCCTGCACCCGTCAGAAAAAACTGGGCGCAAAGGCGCTGGATATCGCCAAAAGGCTCCTTGATTTCGGATTTCATGCCCCAACCGTTTATTTCCCGCTGATAGTCCCGGAAGCATTCATGATTGAGCCGACCGAAACCGAGAGCCGGGAAACGCTGGAGGCATTTGCCGAGACTCTAATCGCAATAGCGGCAGAAGTGGAGACCGATGCGGAAAAGCTGCATCATGCTCCTTTCACAACCCCGGTCCGCCGGCTGGATGAAGTCAAGGCGGCGCGTGAGCTTGATATCTGCTACAAGTGAGAAAGTCTCGAAAATAAGCGCGATTGAGTTTGAATTGACTTGAATTTCTCCGCCGATGGCGTTAATTACCCCATCGGCGGTTTCTTATGATTAAATTCTCTGACGTCACTTATCGTTACCCGCAGGGGATTCGGGGTGTTGATGGGCTAAGCCTGGAAATAGGCTCCGGCGAGAAATGCGCCATTATCGGCAACAACGGCTCCGGCAAGACAACATTTGCTTTGCTTGCAAAAGGATTGCTTAAAGCGGAGTCGGGACAGATCGAAATCGACGATCTGAATCCGGCTGCGATGGCCGACAGCAAGGCTCTCAAAAGAAAAATCGGACTGGTATTTCAAAATCCCGATAATCAGTTAGTGGCATCAACGG is a genomic window containing:
- the gcvPB gene encoding aminomethyl-transferring glycine dehydrogenase subunit GcvPB — protein: MNKQILIHEKSRAGRVGTPMPEPSRSEQELLNLIPQKYRRDVDAPMPEVTEGEVMRHYVGLSVKNHHIDKGFYPLGSCTMKYNPKLNDRAASLPGFAEQHPLAPCRTAAGSLQIMYELEGYLREISGFDAVSLQPVAGAQGEFVGLLIIRAYHKDKGNPRRKILIPDSAHGTNPASVSLAGYETVQIKSNENGIISPETVASAIDSETAALMLTNPNTLGLFESKIAEVAKIVHDAGALLYMDGANLNAQLGIVQPGKIGFDILHFNLHKTFSTPHGGGGPGAGAVGVVKRLEPYLPAPVLSKKADEDNRLFLDYDRPKSIGRVHSFYGNFANSIRAYAYIRTLGARGLRDISENAILNANYLKELLKERFDMPYDSVCQHEFVLSCTRQKKLGAKALDIAKRLLDFGFHAPTVYFPLIVPEAFMIEPTETESRETLEAFAETLIAIAAEVETDAEKLHHAPFTTPVRRLDEVKAARELDICYK